From a single Serratia surfactantfaciens genomic region:
- the mltC gene encoding membrane-bound lytic murein transglycosylase MltC, with the protein MKKILALLVIAPLLISCSGKKSEEINEAWIKDTNGFDILMGQFAHNIENIWGLNEVLIAGPKDYVKYTDQYQTRSHINFDTGAITIETIATTDPAAHLRQAIISTLLMGDDPGSIDLYSDANDIQISKEPFLYGQVLDNKGAPIRWEWRAAHFADYLLQTKLQKRTSGLHVIYSVTIQLVPNHLDKRAHKYLPMVRKASEKYGVDESLILAIMQTESSFNPYAVSGSDALGLMQVMQHSAGKDVFQMRGKWGVPSRSYLFDPENNIDTGTAYLAILQNNYLGGIQNPTSRRYAVITAYNGGAGSVLRVFSSDRTRAVGIINGMQPGDVYQTLTTKHPAAESRRYLVKVNTAQKSYRRK; encoded by the coding sequence ATGAAGAAAATTTTAGCTTTGCTCGTAATAGCGCCTTTGCTGATCTCCTGTTCCGGCAAAAAAAGTGAAGAAATCAACGAAGCCTGGATCAAAGATACCAACGGCTTCGACATTCTGATGGGCCAATTCGCCCACAACATCGAGAACATCTGGGGTCTGAACGAAGTTCTGATCGCCGGGCCAAAAGACTACGTCAAGTACACCGACCAATACCAAACCCGCAGCCACATCAACTTCGACACCGGCGCCATTACCATCGAGACCATCGCCACCACCGATCCGGCCGCGCATCTGCGCCAGGCGATCATCAGCACGCTGCTGATGGGTGACGATCCGGGCTCCATCGATCTCTATTCTGACGCCAACGATATCCAGATCAGCAAAGAGCCGTTCCTGTATGGCCAGGTGCTGGATAACAAAGGCGCGCCGATCCGCTGGGAATGGCGCGCGGCGCACTTCGCCGATTATCTGCTGCAGACCAAGCTGCAAAAACGCACCTCCGGCCTGCACGTGATCTACTCGGTCACCATCCAGCTGGTACCTAACCACCTGGACAAACGTGCGCACAAATACCTGCCGATGGTGCGCAAGGCGTCGGAAAAATACGGCGTGGACGAGTCGCTGATTCTGGCGATCATGCAGACCGAATCGAGCTTCAACCCGTATGCGGTGAGCGGTTCTGACGCACTGGGCCTGATGCAGGTCATGCAGCATAGCGCCGGCAAGGACGTCTTCCAGATGCGCGGCAAGTGGGGCGTGCCGAGCCGCAGCTACCTGTTCGATCCGGAAAACAACATCGACACCGGCACCGCCTATCTGGCGATCCTGCAAAACAACTACCTGGGCGGCATTCAGAACCCGACCTCGCGCCGCTATGCGGTGATCACCGCCTACAACGGCGGCGCAGGCAGCGTGCTGCGGGTGTTCTCCAGCGACAGAACGCGCGCGGTGGGCATCATCAACGGCATGCAGCCGGGCGACGTGTACCAAACGCTGACCACCAAACACCCGGCCGCCGAGTCGCGCCGCTATCTGGTGAAAGTGAATACCGCACAGAAGAGCTACCGCAGAAAGTAA
- the speF gene encoding ornithine decarboxylase SpeF, translated as MKELKIATSASLVATIETLRQIVRVEQTDYTDVAAVVVSVADVNAGILARLQATGFDIPTFVAVEGDEHLSPDYLPFVSGVFALLAGASKPFYMAQLEAAADAYEQALLPPFFKTLKTYVEMENSTFACPGHQGGEFFRKHPAGRQFFDFYGETLFRSDMCNADVKLGDLLIHEGSAKDAQKHAARVFNADKTYFVLNGTSAANKVVTNALLTRGDLVLFDRNNHKSNHHGALIQAGATPVYLETARNPFGFIGGIDAHCFDERYLREQIREVAPEKAAAARPFRLAIIQLGTYDGTIYNARQVIDTIGHLCDYILFDSAWVGYEGFIPMLKECSPLLLELDEHDPGIFVTQSVHKQQAGFSQTSQIHKKDDHIKGQKRHCNHKHLNNAFMLHASTSPFYPLFAALDVNAKMHAGPAGRRMWMDCVKLGIETRKQLLKRCSQLKPFIPQQVAGKDWQDHDTDLIANDARFFTFVPGETWHGFEGYAQDQYLVDPCKLLLTTPGIDATTGQYTAFGVPATILANFLRENGIVPEKCDLNSILFLLTPAENPAKMEQLVDMLAQFERYVEEDAPLSVVLPTVYRKNEQRYRGYSIRRLCQEMHDLYVSFDVKQLQKEMFRQDHFPPVVMNPQDANVEFIRDNVELVPIGQAAGRIAAEGALPYPPGVLCVVPGEVWGGAVQRYFLALEEGINRLPGFSPELQGVYIEKKDHGWKRIFGYMIKQ; from the coding sequence ATGAAAGAATTGAAAATCGCGACCAGCGCCAGCCTGGTCGCCACCATTGAGACGCTGCGCCAGATCGTGCGCGTAGAGCAGACGGATTACACCGACGTGGCGGCGGTGGTGGTGTCGGTCGCCGACGTGAACGCCGGCATTCTGGCGCGCTTGCAGGCGACGGGGTTCGACATTCCGACCTTCGTGGCGGTGGAAGGGGACGAGCATCTTTCCCCGGACTATCTGCCGTTCGTCAGTGGGGTGTTCGCGCTGCTGGCCGGCGCCAGCAAGCCGTTCTACATGGCGCAGCTGGAGGCCGCTGCCGATGCCTATGAGCAGGCGCTGCTGCCGCCGTTCTTCAAAACGCTGAAGACCTACGTCGAGATGGAAAATTCTACCTTTGCATGCCCGGGGCACCAGGGCGGCGAGTTTTTCCGCAAGCACCCGGCCGGCCGGCAGTTTTTCGATTTCTACGGTGAAACCCTTTTCCGTTCCGACATGTGCAACGCTGACGTCAAGCTGGGCGATCTGCTGATCCATGAAGGCTCGGCCAAAGATGCGCAGAAGCACGCGGCGCGGGTGTTCAACGCCGATAAAACCTACTTCGTGCTCAACGGCACCTCGGCGGCCAACAAAGTGGTGACCAATGCGCTGCTGACCCGCGGCGATCTGGTGCTGTTCGATCGCAACAACCATAAATCCAACCACCACGGGGCGCTGATCCAGGCCGGTGCTACGCCGGTCTATCTGGAAACCGCCCGCAACCCGTTCGGTTTTATCGGCGGCATCGATGCGCACTGCTTCGACGAACGTTACCTGCGCGAGCAGATCCGCGAAGTGGCGCCGGAGAAGGCTGCGGCAGCGCGGCCGTTCCGGCTGGCTATCATTCAGCTCGGCACCTACGACGGCACGATTTACAACGCTCGCCAGGTGATCGACACCATCGGCCACCTGTGCGATTACATTCTGTTCGACTCCGCCTGGGTGGGCTACGAGGGTTTTATTCCGATGCTGAAAGAGTGCTCGCCGCTGCTGCTGGAGCTGGACGAGCACGATCCGGGCATCTTCGTCACTCAGTCGGTGCATAAGCAGCAGGCGGGGTTCTCGCAGACGTCGCAGATCCATAAGAAAGACGACCATATCAAAGGGCAAAAGCGCCACTGCAACCATAAGCATCTGAACAATGCGTTTATGCTGCATGCGTCGACCAGTCCGTTCTATCCGCTGTTCGCCGCGCTGGACGTCAACGCCAAGATGCACGCCGGCCCCGCCGGGCGCCGCATGTGGATGGACTGCGTCAAGCTGGGCATCGAGACGCGCAAACAGCTGCTCAAGCGCTGTTCCCAACTGAAACCGTTTATTCCGCAGCAGGTGGCGGGCAAAGATTGGCAGGATCACGATACCGATCTGATCGCCAACGACGCGCGCTTCTTCACCTTCGTGCCGGGGGAAACGTGGCACGGCTTTGAAGGCTATGCCCAGGATCAGTATTTGGTCGATCCGTGCAAGCTGCTGCTGACTACGCCGGGTATTGACGCCACGACCGGCCAATACACCGCGTTCGGCGTGCCGGCCACCATTCTGGCCAACTTCCTGCGCGAGAACGGCATCGTGCCGGAGAAGTGCGATCTCAACTCGATCCTGTTCCTGCTGACCCCGGCGGAGAACCCGGCCAAGATGGAGCAGCTGGTGGATATGCTGGCGCAGTTCGAACGCTATGTTGAAGAAGATGCGCCGCTGAGCGTGGTGCTGCCGACGGTGTACCGCAAGAACGAGCAACGTTATCGTGGCTACAGCATTCGTCGGCTGTGTCAGGAGATGCACGATCTGTACGTCAGCTTTGACGTCAAACAGCTGCAAAAAGAGATGTTCCGTCAGGATCATTTCCCGCCGGTGGTGATGAACCCGCAGGACGCCAACGTGGAGTTTATCCGCGACAACGTCGAGCTGGTGCCGATCGGCCAGGCTGCAGGGCGCATCGCGGCGGAAGGGGCCTTGCCGTATCCGCCGGGCGTGCTGTGCGTGGTGCCGGGTGAAGTGTGGGGCGGGGCGGTGCAGCGCTACTTCCTGGCGCTGGAGGAGGGCATCAACCGCCTGCCGGGCTTCTCGCCGGAGCTGCAGGGGGTCTACATCGAGAAGAAAGATCACGGCTGGAAGCGCATCTTCGGTTATATGATCAAGCAGTAA